In Leucobacter sp. CX169, a single genomic region encodes these proteins:
- a CDS encoding gamma-aminobutyraldehyde dehydrogenase: protein MRVLQNYINGDFVPAETNEYFEVLNPATEEVIASSPVSTDADVDRAYAAASAAFAGEWGATTPQDRSNALWRIAAEMERRAADFADAESLDCGKPRATIIADEIMQSVDQIRFFAGAARNLEGKGAGEYLAGHTSYVRREPIGVVGQITPWNYPLNMAVWKIGPALAAGNTIVLKPASTTPLSTLLLAEVAGQFLPAGVLNVVLGSRVTGAAMTDHPTPELVAITGSVRAGMEVAKSAIETMKRTHLELGGKAPAVVFADANIEQAAEGIASAAFFNGGQDCTAATRVIVHESVHDEFIAAIKAHVEANVTTGAPDQGAFYGPMNNDRQYASVLGMLERLPEHAVVVTGGKAKDGAGYFIEPTIVDNMRQDDEAVQEEIFGPVLTVQTFSTEAEALALANGVRYALAASVWTTDHGTAMRQAKMLDFGCVWVNTHIPFVSEMPHGGFKYSGYGKDLSMYGFEDYTRIKHVMHFLGE from the coding sequence ATGCGTGTACTACAGAACTACATCAATGGGGATTTCGTTCCTGCCGAAACCAACGAGTACTTCGAAGTGCTCAATCCCGCCACGGAGGAGGTCATCGCGAGTTCGCCGGTCTCGACCGACGCCGACGTTGACCGCGCCTACGCGGCCGCTTCCGCCGCGTTCGCGGGTGAGTGGGGGGCAACCACCCCGCAGGATCGCTCCAACGCCCTCTGGCGTATCGCCGCCGAGATGGAGCGCCGCGCTGCTGATTTCGCCGATGCCGAGTCGCTTGACTGCGGCAAGCCGCGCGCGACGATCATCGCCGACGAGATCATGCAGTCGGTGGACCAGATCCGCTTCTTTGCCGGTGCCGCTCGCAACCTTGAGGGCAAGGGCGCGGGCGAGTACCTCGCCGGCCACACCTCCTATGTGCGTCGCGAGCCGATTGGCGTCGTGGGCCAGATCACCCCGTGGAACTACCCGCTGAACATGGCCGTGTGGAAAATTGGGCCCGCGCTTGCCGCTGGCAACACGATCGTGCTGAAGCCCGCGTCGACGACTCCGCTGTCGACGCTGCTGCTGGCTGAGGTCGCCGGGCAGTTCCTCCCGGCCGGCGTGCTGAACGTCGTTCTCGGGAGCCGCGTCACCGGCGCCGCCATGACGGACCACCCGACGCCCGAGCTCGTCGCCATCACCGGATCTGTCCGTGCCGGCATGGAGGTCGCGAAGTCCGCGATCGAGACGATGAAGCGCACCCACCTCGAGCTGGGCGGCAAGGCCCCCGCAGTGGTGTTCGCTGACGCCAACATCGAGCAGGCCGCAGAGGGCATCGCCTCCGCTGCCTTCTTCAACGGCGGCCAGGACTGCACCGCCGCGACCCGCGTGATCGTGCACGAGAGCGTGCACGACGAGTTCATCGCAGCGATCAAGGCACACGTCGAGGCCAACGTCACGACCGGCGCACCGGATCAGGGAGCGTTCTACGGCCCGATGAACAACGACCGCCAGTACGCCAGCGTGCTCGGCATGCTCGAGCGTCTGCCCGAGCACGCCGTCGTCGTGACGGGTGGCAAGGCGAAAGACGGCGCTGGGTACTTCATTGAGCCCACGATCGTTGACAACATGCGTCAGGACGACGAGGCGGTGCAGGAGGAGATCTTCGGGCCGGTGCTCACGGTGCAGACCTTCAGTACCGAGGCCGAGGCGCTCGCGCTCGCGAACGGCGTCCGCTACGCGCTGGCCGCGTCCGTCTGGACCACCGATCACGGCACCGCGATGCGCCAGGCGAAGATGCTCGACTTCGGCTGTGTCTGGGTGAACACCCACATCCCGTTCGTGTCGGAAATGCCCCACGGTGGCTTCAAGTACTCGGGCTACGGCAAGGACCTCTCGATGTACGGCTTTGAGGATTACACGCGCATCAAGCACGTGATGCACTTCCTCGGCGAATAG
- a CDS encoding Lrp/AsnC family transcriptional regulator — MSVTRSSPSLDDTSKAIIEQLQVDGRRSYAEIGKAVGLSEAAVRQRVQKLTDAGVMQIVAVTDPMRLGFHRGAMIGIRVSGDTRVVADHLARLPEVSYLVLSAGSFDIMVEVVCEDDASLIEFLNTHIRVLDGVASTETFVYLELKKQKYDWGTR, encoded by the coding sequence GTGAGCGTTACACGGAGTTCCCCCTCGCTCGACGATACGTCGAAGGCCATCATCGAGCAGTTGCAAGTCGATGGCCGCCGTTCGTATGCCGAGATTGGGAAGGCCGTTGGACTGAGCGAGGCTGCTGTCAGGCAGCGCGTGCAAAAACTCACCGATGCCGGGGTCATGCAGATTGTTGCCGTGACCGACCCGATGCGCCTTGGTTTTCACCGTGGCGCCATGATCGGCATTCGCGTATCCGGTGACACCAGGGTCGTCGCCGATCATCTCGCCCGCCTCCCCGAGGTGTCGTATCTGGTGCTCAGCGCCGGATCGTTCGACATCATGGTCGAGGTCGTGTGCGAGGACGACGCGAGTCTCATCGAATTCCTGAACACACACATTCGGGTGCTTGACGGGGTCGCCTCCACCGAGACGTTCGTATACCTCGAACTCAAGAAGCAAAAGTACGACTGGGGAACCCGATAA
- a CDS encoding aspartate aminotransferase family protein, with protein sequence MSYDPTGTHDTAALQAKAKSHLWPHFTSSKVLNDGIPVITRAEGHHIYDAAGRKYFDGLSGLFVVNAGHGRDRIVDAAAKQMKQLDFMPLWSYAHPAAVELAERLASYAPGEMNKVFFTTGGGEAVESAFKLAKHYWKLRNKPMKHKVISRAVAYHGTPQGALAITGIPGMKEMYEPLTPGGHRVPNTNFYRAEENGAPSDDVETFGQWAANRIEEAILFEGPDTIAAVFLEPVQNSGGCFPPPPGYFKRVREICDQYDVLLVSDEVICAYGRIGDFFASKALGYEPDIITSAKGITSGYVPLGAMLVADKVSEAFASEDNTFYHGFTFGGHPAAAAAALANLDIFEEEDLNGNVRTNSPLFRAELEKLLDIDIVGDVRGEGYFFGIELVKDKATKETFNAEESDRLLRDYLSPALWEAGLYCRADDRGDPVIQLAPPLTIGPAEFAEMGTILRSVLKDASSKI encoded by the coding sequence ATGTCATACGATCCCACGGGCACGCACGATACCGCTGCCCTTCAGGCCAAGGCCAAGAGCCACCTCTGGCCGCACTTCACCTCGAGCAAGGTACTCAATGACGGCATCCCCGTCATCACCCGCGCCGAGGGCCACCACATCTACGATGCTGCGGGTCGCAAGTACTTCGACGGCCTCTCCGGTCTCTTTGTGGTCAACGCCGGCCACGGCCGCGACCGCATCGTCGATGCTGCAGCCAAGCAGATGAAGCAGCTTGACTTCATGCCGCTCTGGTCCTACGCACACCCCGCAGCGGTTGAGCTCGCCGAGCGTCTCGCGAGCTACGCTCCCGGCGAGATGAACAAGGTCTTCTTCACCACCGGCGGTGGCGAGGCAGTCGAGTCCGCGTTCAAGCTGGCCAAGCACTACTGGAAGCTCCGCAACAAGCCGATGAAGCACAAGGTCATCTCGCGCGCGGTTGCTTACCACGGCACCCCGCAGGGCGCCCTTGCCATCACCGGCATCCCCGGCATGAAGGAAATGTACGAGCCGCTGACCCCCGGTGGTCACCGTGTCCCGAACACGAACTTCTACCGCGCAGAAGAGAACGGCGCCCCGAGCGACGACGTCGAGACGTTCGGACAGTGGGCCGCGAACCGCATCGAAGAGGCCATCCTCTTCGAGGGTCCCGACACCATTGCCGCCGTCTTCCTCGAGCCGGTCCAGAACTCCGGTGGCTGCTTCCCGCCGCCCCCCGGATACTTCAAGCGCGTCCGCGAGATTTGCGACCAGTACGACGTGCTGCTCGTCTCGGACGAGGTCATCTGCGCCTACGGCCGCATCGGTGATTTCTTCGCGTCGAAGGCGCTCGGCTACGAGCCCGACATCATTACGTCGGCGAAGGGCATCACCTCGGGCTACGTCCCGCTCGGTGCCATGCTCGTCGCGGACAAGGTGTCGGAGGCGTTCGCGTCCGAGGACAACACCTTCTACCACGGCTTCACGTTCGGTGGCCACCCGGCCGCTGCCGCTGCTGCCCTGGCCAACCTCGACATCTTCGAGGAAGAAGACCTCAACGGCAACGTGCGCACGAACAGCCCGCTGTTCCGCGCGGAGCTCGAGAAGCTGCTCGACATCGACATCGTCGGTGACGTGCGCGGCGAGGGCTACTTCTTCGGCATCGAGCTCGTCAAGGACAAGGCCACGAAGGAGACGTTCAACGCGGAGGAATCCGATCGTCTGCTCCGCGACTACCTGTCACCCGCGCTGTGGGAAGCCGGCCTCTACTGCCGCGCCGACGACCGTGGCGACCCCGTCATCCAGCTCGCTCCGCCGCTGACCATTGGTCCGGCCGAGTTCGCTGAGATGGGAACCATCCTGCGCAGCGTCCTGAAGGACGCGTCCTCGAAGATCTAG
- a CDS encoding DUF559 domain-containing protein translates to MHIANEIRKWSGVVPSRALIEAGFSYRALNRMCLSGELHRVRQGWLAAPGADAELLIAAQSGGVLTCVTQAKRLGLWVTHVGPQTHIGLSAGARTPRDDSLCLHWNAPIMQRDRRQLEDNLVNVLATVALCQPTEDAHAIWESALRAGQIELAELRRLPFTGRAKALVKDVFPHLDSGLESLVLRRMRRFRIRIKPQSWVLGHYVDFLIGDRLILQIDGGTHVGPQRASDIAHDAQLLLNGYHVIRVGYDQVVHHWPEVQDLILRAIAQGLADAS, encoded by the coding sequence ATGCACATCGCAAATGAGATTCGAAAGTGGAGCGGAGTTGTCCCGTCGCGGGCACTCATCGAAGCAGGGTTCAGCTATCGGGCCCTGAATCGCATGTGTCTATCGGGCGAGTTGCATCGGGTCAGGCAGGGCTGGCTCGCTGCGCCTGGCGCAGACGCCGAGTTGTTGATCGCGGCGCAAAGCGGTGGGGTGCTCACCTGCGTGACTCAGGCGAAGCGGCTGGGTCTCTGGGTGACTCACGTGGGGCCTCAGACGCACATCGGCCTTTCGGCAGGTGCGCGAACACCGCGGGACGACAGTCTCTGTCTGCATTGGAACGCCCCCATCATGCAGCGGGATAGGCGCCAACTCGAGGACAACTTGGTGAATGTGCTCGCAACGGTCGCACTCTGCCAGCCGACGGAGGACGCGCACGCGATCTGGGAATCAGCGCTTCGTGCGGGGCAGATTGAACTCGCCGAACTGCGCCGACTACCCTTCACGGGACGAGCGAAGGCGCTGGTCAAGGACGTGTTCCCGCACCTTGATTCAGGGCTCGAGTCCCTGGTGCTGCGGCGAATGAGGCGGTTTCGAATCCGCATCAAGCCTCAGTCGTGGGTCCTTGGGCATTACGTCGACTTCTTGATCGGGGACCGGCTGATCCTGCAAATCGACGGCGGCACTCATGTCGGGCCGCAGAGAGCCTCTGATATCGCTCACGATGCGCAACTGCTGCTCAATGGCTATCACGTGATCCGAGTGGGTTACGACCAAGTCGTTCACCACTGGCCCGAGGTTCAAGACCTCATTCTGCGTGCGATCGCGCAGGGGCTCGCAGATGCGAGCTGA
- the rpsO gene encoding 30S ribosomal protein S15 translates to MALEADVKKAIIEEYATHPGDTGSPEVQIALQTRRILDLTEHLKEHKHDHHSRRGLLLLVGQRRRLIGYLQKVDINRYRTLIGRLGLRR, encoded by the coding sequence ATGGCACTCGAAGCAGATGTCAAGAAGGCGATCATCGAAGAGTACGCGACCCACCCCGGTGATACGGGTTCCCCCGAGGTTCAGATTGCGCTGCAGACGCGTCGCATCCTGGATCTCACGGAGCACCTCAAGGAGCACAAGCACGACCACCACTCGCGTCGTGGCCTGCTCCTCCTCGTCGGCCAGCGCCGTCGTCTCATCGGCTACCTCCAGAAGGTAGACATCAACCGCTACCGTACGCTCATTGGGCGTCTCGGCCTGCGCCGCTAA
- a CDS encoding inositol monophosphatase family protein: MTAHDPALSQHLAELAGTLAREVGVEIMRRRRIGVDVAATKSSINDVVTEADGAAERMLAEALLVARPQDGLIGEEGGTRASESGITWVVDPIDGTVNYLYGLPLYAVSVAATVPDVDAFADGRRAIAGAIYLPELDELYEAWQGGGARCNGEPIAVSEEVPLETALVGTGFGYTRERRAEQAAVVARLLPDVRDIRRTGSAAYDLCLLASGRLNALYERGLQPWDYAAGALIVTEAGGAVLGRGDGTAPGDPLLVAGPPLLAHALRARVDHFA, translated from the coding sequence ATGACTGCACACGATCCCGCCCTCTCCCAGCACCTGGCCGAACTTGCCGGCACGCTAGCTCGCGAGGTTGGGGTGGAAATCATGCGCCGACGCCGGATCGGCGTCGACGTGGCAGCGACGAAGTCGAGCATCAACGACGTCGTGACCGAGGCTGACGGGGCCGCCGAGCGCATGCTCGCCGAGGCACTCCTGGTGGCGCGCCCCCAGGACGGGCTCATCGGAGAAGAGGGCGGCACCCGAGCGAGCGAAAGCGGCATCACCTGGGTGGTGGATCCGATCGACGGCACCGTGAACTACCTGTACGGGCTGCCCCTCTACGCGGTGAGCGTCGCGGCCACCGTGCCCGACGTCGACGCGTTCGCCGACGGCCGCCGCGCGATCGCCGGGGCGATCTACCTCCCCGAGCTCGACGAACTCTACGAGGCCTGGCAGGGCGGTGGCGCGCGGTGCAACGGCGAGCCGATCGCCGTGTCTGAGGAGGTCCCGCTCGAGACCGCGCTCGTCGGAACCGGTTTCGGCTATACGCGAGAGCGTCGCGCCGAGCAGGCGGCGGTCGTCGCCCGGTTGCTGCCAGACGTTCGCGACATCCGTCGCACCGGCTCCGCCGCGTACGACCTCTGCCTCCTCGCCTCGGGGCGCCTCAACGCGCTGTACGAGCGCGGCCTGCAGCCGTGGGACTACGCGGCGGGCGCTCTGATCGTCACCGAGGCAGGCGGAGCCGTCCTGGGTCGCGGCGACGGCACCGCTCCCGGCGACCCACTCTTGGTGGCCGGCCCGCCCCTGCTCGCGCACGCGCTCCGCGCGCGGGTGGATCACTTCGCGTAG
- a CDS encoding PotD/PotF family extracellular solute-binding protein, producing MTRPLPTDPLISQLVRRARGMRLSRRQLFTGTALGAAALGTTALAGCAPAAGPGDGSGGEINWANWTYYLDFDEETGSWTTLDNFMKQTNITVNYYEDIEDNNTFIGKIKDQLKLHQDTGYDTFCLSDTSVVRLLERKELQEFDRAAMPNTNANMIDIVQRANFDPDRISSVPYQAGMTGLVYNTQLYPAGVRNVSDLWAPALKGKVGVLSEMDDTLGLIMLEQGVDVEGDWGDDEFEAALDVVKAQLQSQQIATVKGNSYTQDLEQGVIHAGMAWSGDVAILNEDAGEEIWKFVVPDAGATLFVDSFCMPVATEKRDLVQELIEYYYEPEVAAEVAAYVQYVTPVKGAQDAMAQLAPELAENPLIFPDEEMSARIFDVRSLSSDEDNRYTQAYQKVLGN from the coding sequence ATGACCCGACCTCTCCCCACGGATCCCCTGATCAGCCAACTCGTACGCCGCGCTCGCGGCATGCGCCTGAGTCGCCGGCAGCTCTTCACCGGCACCGCGCTTGGCGCGGCCGCTCTGGGCACCACAGCCTTGGCCGGATGTGCGCCTGCCGCCGGGCCCGGCGACGGCTCCGGCGGTGAGATCAACTGGGCCAACTGGACCTACTATCTCGACTTCGACGAGGAGACAGGCAGCTGGACCACTCTCGACAATTTCATGAAGCAGACCAACATCACGGTCAACTACTACGAGGACATCGAGGACAACAACACCTTCATCGGCAAGATCAAAGACCAACTCAAGCTGCACCAGGACACCGGTTACGACACCTTCTGCCTGAGCGACACCTCGGTCGTGCGCTTGCTCGAGCGGAAGGAACTGCAAGAGTTTGACCGCGCGGCGATGCCGAACACCAACGCGAACATGATCGACATTGTGCAGCGCGCGAACTTCGACCCCGACCGGATCTCCTCCGTCCCCTACCAGGCCGGAATGACGGGTCTCGTCTACAACACGCAGCTCTACCCGGCGGGCGTCCGCAACGTCTCCGACCTCTGGGCCCCGGCACTCAAGGGCAAGGTCGGCGTACTCAGCGAGATGGACGACACGCTCGGCCTCATCATGCTCGAGCAGGGCGTCGACGTCGAGGGCGACTGGGGCGACGATGAATTCGAGGCCGCGCTCGACGTCGTGAAAGCACAGCTGCAGTCACAGCAGATCGCGACGGTCAAGGGGAACTCGTACACGCAGGACCTTGAGCAGGGAGTGATTCACGCCGGAATGGCATGGTCGGGCGACGTCGCGATCCTGAACGAAGACGCCGGCGAGGAGATCTGGAAGTTCGTGGTGCCCGATGCAGGCGCGACCCTCTTCGTCGACTCGTTCTGCATGCCGGTCGCCACCGAGAAGCGTGACCTGGTGCAGGAGCTCATCGAGTACTACTACGAGCCCGAGGTGGCCGCGGAGGTGGCCGCGTACGTGCAGTACGTGACGCCCGTGAAGGGCGCACAGGACGCAATGGCCCAGCTGGCGCCGGAACTGGCCGAGAACCCGCTCATCTTCCCCGACGAGGAGATGAGCGCCCGCATCTTCGACGTGCGCTCGCTCTCCTCGGACGAGGACAATCGCTACACGCAGGCCTACCAGAAGGTGCTCGGCAACTAG
- a CDS encoding NCS2 family permease — MDERQLKDVKVGAIDRFFEITQRGSTVGRELRGGIVTFVTMAYIVILNPLILGGEAAADLTGDFLDPAQVGAATGLAAGVITILFGIAARMPFALAAGLGINSFLAVAVVGQVSWPEAMGLVVINGVIIVLLGATGARTAIFHAVPQPLKSAIAVGIGFFIAFIGLFDSGFVSRTPGGPPVQLGDGGSIASVPTLVFVIALITIGVLVALRVPGGILIGMVASTLLAIVLQAFLKLGPAAVQPGGWHMTIPELPQQLVTLPDFALVGQFDLFGAFSRIGGLAATMLIFTLVFTNFFDAMGTMTGLSKNAGLANRDGSFPRIRSAFVVEGLGAVIGGATSTSSNTVYVDSASGIGEGARTGLASVTVGVLFLVSMFFTPLTLIVPIEVGSAALVVVGAMMMTQIVEIDFANFRVALPAFLTIAVMPLTYSIANGIGVGFIAWAVIHVLSGQARKVHWLLWIVAAGFAVYFARGPIEAMIGG, encoded by the coding sequence GTGGACGAACGGCAGCTGAAGGACGTGAAGGTCGGCGCGATCGATCGGTTCTTCGAGATCACGCAGCGAGGGTCCACGGTCGGGCGCGAGCTCCGCGGCGGCATCGTGACCTTCGTCACCATGGCGTACATCGTGATCCTCAACCCGCTCATTCTGGGCGGCGAGGCCGCCGCCGATCTCACGGGCGACTTCCTCGACCCCGCCCAAGTCGGTGCAGCGACCGGGCTCGCTGCCGGCGTCATCACGATCCTGTTCGGCATTGCCGCGCGCATGCCGTTTGCGCTCGCGGCTGGGCTCGGCATCAACTCGTTCCTCGCGGTCGCCGTCGTCGGCCAGGTGAGCTGGCCCGAGGCGATGGGCCTGGTCGTCATCAACGGTGTGATCATCGTCCTCCTCGGCGCCACCGGCGCGCGCACGGCGATCTTCCACGCCGTGCCGCAGCCGCTGAAGTCAGCGATCGCGGTCGGCATTGGCTTCTTCATCGCCTTCATCGGGCTTTTCGACTCGGGCTTCGTGAGCCGCACCCCGGGCGGCCCGCCGGTCCAGCTGGGCGATGGCGGCTCGATTGCGTCGGTGCCCACGCTCGTGTTCGTCATCGCGCTCATCACGATCGGCGTGCTCGTCGCGCTTCGCGTTCCGGGCGGGATCCTGATCGGGATGGTCGCGTCGACGCTCCTCGCGATCGTGTTGCAGGCGTTCCTAAAGCTCGGTCCCGCTGCCGTGCAGCCGGGCGGCTGGCACATGACCATCCCCGAGCTTCCGCAACAGCTCGTGACCCTTCCCGACTTCGCGCTGGTCGGCCAGTTCGATCTCTTCGGGGCGTTCAGCCGCATCGGCGGACTGGCCGCGACGATGCTCATCTTCACCCTCGTCTTCACCAACTTCTTCGACGCCATGGGCACGATGACCGGCCTCTCGAAGAACGCGGGCCTCGCCAACCGCGACGGCTCGTTCCCGCGCATCCGCTCGGCCTTCGTGGTCGAGGGCCTCGGCGCGGTCATCGGCGGCGCGACGTCCACATCGTCGAACACCGTCTACGTCGACAGCGCCTCGGGCATCGGCGAGGGCGCCCGCACGGGCCTCGCGTCGGTCACGGTCGGCGTGCTCTTTCTCGTCTCGATGTTCTTCACGCCGCTCACGCTCATCGTGCCGATCGAGGTGGGCTCAGCGGCCCTCGTGGTGGTCGGCGCCATGATGATGACGCAGATCGTCGAGATCGACTTCGCCAACTTCCGTGTGGCGCTGCCCGCGTTCCTGACCATCGCGGTGATGCCGCTCACCTACTCGATTGCAAACGGAATCGGCGTCGGGTTCATCGCGTGGGCCGTGATCCACGTCCTCTCGGGCCAGGCGCGCAAGGTCCACTGGCTACTCTGGATCGTCGCCGCCGGCTTTGCGGTGTACTTCGCGCGCGGGCCCATTGAGGCGATGATCGGCGGGTAG
- a CDS encoding FKBP-type peptidyl-prolyl cis-trans isomerase has translation MTDAPLTKPEIEFPEGSAPAELQIVDITIGAGDEALASSTVDVHYLGVEFESGEEFDSSWSRGESINFPLRSLIQGWQTGIPGMKVGGRRKLIVPPAQAYGTAGGHPLSGKTLIFVIDLLGVS, from the coding sequence ATGACTGATGCACCACTGACTAAGCCCGAGATCGAGTTCCCCGAAGGCTCTGCCCCCGCCGAGCTGCAGATTGTCGACATCACCATCGGTGCTGGCGACGAGGCTCTCGCGAGCTCGACCGTCGACGTTCACTACCTGGGCGTCGAGTTCGAGTCCGGCGAAGAGTTTGACTCCTCCTGGAGCCGTGGCGAATCCATCAACTTCCCGCTGCGCTCGCTCATCCAGGGGTGGCAGACCGGCATCCCCGGCATGAAGGTCGGCGGACGCCGCAAGCTCATCGTTCCGCCCGCTCAGGCGTACGGAACCGCTGGAGGGCACCCGCTTTCGGGCAAGACCCTGATCTTCGTGATCGACCTGCTCGGCGTGAGCTAG
- a CDS encoding PrsW family intramembrane metalloprotease translates to MSETAIANRLTLPKLRGDRSTGELVAFAIALVGLAVMVLVIIAVLAASFGTLGLLICGAAALIPLSIVLLGVRWVDRWEPEPRSATVSALLWGASAAVILALLLGLPAELMGVRLSDYWLSVAVAPVTEEAAKGLGLLLVFLIWRTTFTGVVDGLVYGMTIGAGFAFTENILYFGDALSTGGAASLSATFVMRGMLSPFAHAMFTAVLGIAVGWAVGTGRPVHRWAIGGLAGAVALHALWNLAAGVDFLLLYVLVQVPMFIIGTVFVTQLRARERARLRLALEDYCAAGWLRSDEVGLIATAAGRRTLRRWAAARGPAYSSAAGEFVRASTELAVVRERVRAGFPSERSARREFELLTHLTEVRRTLFT, encoded by the coding sequence ATGTCAGAGACCGCCATCGCGAATCGGCTGACGCTGCCGAAGCTTCGGGGTGACCGGAGCACGGGGGAGCTGGTCGCGTTCGCGATCGCGCTCGTGGGCCTCGCCGTCATGGTGCTCGTCATCATCGCGGTGCTTGCGGCGTCCTTCGGCACGCTCGGGCTGCTCATCTGTGGTGCCGCGGCGCTGATCCCGCTCAGCATCGTGTTGCTCGGCGTGCGGTGGGTCGACCGGTGGGAGCCGGAACCGCGCTCGGCAACGGTCAGCGCGCTGCTCTGGGGAGCGAGCGCGGCGGTGATCTTGGCGCTGCTGCTCGGCCTCCCCGCCGAGCTCATGGGCGTCCGCCTGAGCGATTATTGGTTGTCGGTGGCCGTCGCTCCAGTGACGGAAGAGGCGGCGAAGGGCCTCGGCCTGCTGCTCGTGTTCCTCATCTGGCGGACGACATTTACCGGCGTCGTGGACGGCCTCGTCTATGGCATGACGATCGGCGCGGGCTTCGCCTTCACCGAGAACATCCTCTACTTCGGCGACGCGCTCTCGACGGGCGGAGCCGCCTCGCTCAGCGCCACCTTCGTCATGCGTGGCATGCTGTCGCCCTTCGCGCACGCGATGTTTACCGCAGTGCTCGGGATCGCGGTGGGGTGGGCGGTCGGCACGGGCCGCCCCGTGCACCGCTGGGCGATCGGAGGTTTGGCCGGAGCGGTGGCGCTCCACGCGCTCTGGAACCTCGCCGCCGGGGTGGACTTCTTGCTGCTGTACGTCCTGGTGCAGGTGCCCATGTTCATCATCGGCACCGTGTTTGTGACCCAGCTGCGTGCGCGCGAGCGCGCCCGCCTGCGACTGGCGCTCGAGGACTACTGCGCCGCGGGCTGGCTGCGCTCGGACGAGGTAGGCCTCATCGCGACCGCCGCCGGACGCCGGACGCTCAGGCGCTGGGCCGCGGCGCGCGGGCCCGCCTACTCGAGCGCTGCCGGGGAGTTTGTGCGGGCGAGCACGGAGTTGGCGGTGGTGCGCGAGCGAGTGCGCGCCGGATTTCCGAGCGAGCGCTCTGCCCGCAGAGAGTTCGAACTCTTGACGCATCTCACCGAGGTGCGTCGGACGCTCTTCACGTAG